The proteins below come from a single Corylus avellana chromosome ca3, CavTom2PMs-1.0 genomic window:
- the LOC132174870 gene encoding probable ubiquitin-like-specific protease 2A, translated as MRKGKRKLVPEIISIDGDTSASENVVVSLSACKRTGEQEAEDLRRSFALTRTLTPFFPRGQRSKRRANIKYAISKQKKLDSGAFGCHFEKLWGSFSEDKRTSFTYLDCLWFYLYRRQPYKAKVLTWIKKKHIFSKKYVLVPIICWHHWSLLIFCHFGESLQSKTRTPCMLLLDSLQMGNPRQVEPDIRKFVLDIYKAEGRPENEDFIHRIPLLVPKVPQQTNNEECGRFVLYFSKLFVEGAPEDFRVEDYPYFMNENWFTPKGLESFCEKLGTLNGLPLKAWRTSGRLGILKKKT; from the exons AGAATGTTGTAGTGTCCTTGTCTGCTTGCAAAAGGACGGGTGAACAAGAAGCTGAAGATCTAAGGAGGAGCTTTGCATTAACAAGGACTTTAACTCCCTTTTTTCCTCGCGGTCAACGATCAAAGAGGAGAGCTAACATTAAGTATGCTATTTCTAAGCAAAAGAAGCTAGATAGTGGAGCTTTTGGATGTCACTTTGA GAAATTATGGGGAAGCTTTTCTGAAGATAAGAGGACCTCCTTTACGTACCTTGACTGCTTATGGTTTTACTTGTATAGGAGACAACCCTATAAAGCCAAGGTGCTAACATGGATTAAGAAGAAGcacattttttcaaagaaatatgTTTTGGTTCCTATTATTTGCTG GCATCACTGGAGCCTCTTGATCTTCTGCCACTTTGGTGAGAGCTTGCAATCAAAAACCAGAACACCATGCATGTTATTGCTAGATTCGCTCCAAATGGGAAATCCAAGGCAAGTTGAACCAGATATAAGAAA GTTTGTGTTGGACATTTATAAAGCAGAGGGCAGGCCTGAGAATGAGGACTTTATCCATCGAATTCCTCTCCTGGTGCCTAAG gtTCCTCAACAGACAAATAATGAGGAATGCGGCAGATTTGTTCTTTACTTTAGTAAATTGTTCGTGGAAGGCGCTCCGGAGGATTTTAGGGTTGAGGATTATCCTTACTTT ATGAACGAAAATTGGTTTACCCCTAAAGGCTTGGAGAGCTTCTGCGAGAAACTTGGCACCTTGAATGGTTTACCCCTAAAGGCTTGGAGAACTTCTGGGAGACTTGGGATCTTGAAAAAGAAAACGTGA